The following is a genomic window from Nitrosomonas communis.
TGAATTCATGCCGGGCGACCAAGAGCGGAATCGAGGCAGTCAGCGCCGGTCCGAACACGGCCGACGCAACCGCATGAACGAAAACCAGGATATAGAGACGCTCAATGCTGAAGGATTCGACCGAGATCAAACAGGGTATGAAACCAAGTACTACGGCACGGATGAGATCGCTACCGATCAGCAGTAATTTCTTGGGCAGCCGGTCGACGATGACCCCGATGAAAGGCCCGAACAGAATCGGCGGAAGCGTCTGCAGCAAGCCGATGATCGTGGTCTTAAGCGGAGAACCGGTAATGGCATAGACGAACCAAAGTAGCGCCAGCTTGGACACCGCATCACCGACCTGCGAGACCATCTGACCCCACCACACGAGGGTAAAGTCTCGTGTGAGGAATTGCGGTGACCAGCTAACTGTCGGGCTCAGCCTGGATTCATTCGTGTTGCATCGTTTCATAGTGAGTTAGAATTCATGGAATGAAACCAGCTTGGGCACTAGGGAGTCGTTTACTCAGCTGTAATGAGCCGGACGGTGCTGGTGTTCACCGCCTTGACACCGGGCACCTGGCGAGCCGCCTGAGCCGCTTCCAGAATAATGACCTGAAATCGCGTGGATCCAGTCAACGTAACGACTCCTCCTTCCGTTTTTACCTCGAACTTCACCGCTTGCAATGTTTCACTCTTTTCGAATCGTTCTTTTATCAGTTGAGTGATGATTTTGTCTCGCTCGACGACGAGCCCATGAGAGGCATTTGGATTCACTTTCAGACGATTCTTGACCGCATGCACTCCGTCGAGACAACGGATAATATCTGCTGCCGTCTGCTTTTCGCTGTCGCTGGTGACCTTGCCGAGAAGGACCAGATCCTTGCCTTTTGCGTCAATTTCAATGTCATAGGGAAAAAGTCGGGAATCGGCCATGAGCGCTAGCTTGGCCGTGATTATCAGGGAGTGTATTGATTCTTTCCCTTCGGCTTCCACGAATTTGGTTTTGTCCGTTGACGTCTGATCTGTGGACGACTGGCCGTTTGCCGCCGGTTTGTTGTCCGCTGGCGGATTGACCTGCGGGCATGGCCGTTCGTCGCCAATTATTTCCACTTCTTTTTGGTGCGATTCCATATCCTTTGATTTCGCTTCCGACTCCTCCGTCTCCTGTTCCAGTTCCTTGAGTTTATGTTCAGACTCATGGATCGTCGGTTCGGTCTCCTTAAGCTTCGGCACCACCTCAGGTTTGATTTCGAGAGATTCGGCGCCGAGCAGGATTCGTCCATCTATCAACGCCATGCTGCATATCAGAGCGATCAATGCAGCAAATCTGAATGAACGGAAGAAAGAAATCATGACATCACGTTTTCATGCTGGATCACGTCCGAATCCTCTCCACGGATTTGCCCTGCTGCACGCGCCGCACTGTAAGGCATTCGATTCACCGCTGCGAAAGAAACCGGAAATACACGATAAGCTGGGTAAGCACGAGAACCACATGCGCGAGAAGATGAAACAAGGCAATCATACGGCGGCCACGGGCTCTGCAAACCCGTGGTCCAGAGAAATTCCGGATAACTAGGTCGTGGCTGGAGCATAATCTCGACGACTCACATGAATCGTCACCATTGCAGTGAGCAACAGGGCCAATCCGATACCGACCAGACTTGCAGCCGGACTGATTTCATCCGAAGCCCATCCAAACCCCGCCATGCCAACCATAGAAGAAGCCATTCCACCAGTGCTAAACGTGGTGAAAACACGGCCTAAGAGGTGTTCGGGCGTCACTTCCTGGAGCGTGGCTGACACGACTGGGTAATACACCGATGTGGTACCGCCGATGACGCCGATCAGCAACATTGTGTTCGCTAACACCGGCGTCTCTATCAATCCAAGACTGCAGACCGCCAGACCTCCCACTGCCAGGAACTTGGCGATTCGACCGATGCGATTGCGAAAATCACCTTGTGGTACCCAGGCCAACCAGAGGGAAGCCGCCAGCATTCCGATCCCCAATGCCGACCAGATCCATCCCAACTCGAGCGGTCCGACCTGCAACACTTCTTTCGCGACGACAGGCAGCATGAACACAAAGGCACTGATAGCCAAATTATAGAGCACGGCTGTAATCATCAAAGCGAATACAATTCGGTGTTGGATAAAGACGAACCGGAACCCCACGGCCAGATCCTTGATGATGGGGGTAGACAAGACTTCCAGCCGTTTGACCACGTGACTATCGCGTACGGCGATCGGAATGATGCACAACGCGGAAATAAAGTATGCCACGGCGTTGAAATACAGAACGTTCTGCACTCCGACCACTGCAATGCCCAGGCCGCCCAAGGCCGGACCCAGCAGAACTCCAACGTTCGTCGTGCTTTGAATAAGTGCATTGGCCGAGGTCAATTGTGATCGATCGACAATCAAGGGAACGGCCGATGATAGCGCCGGCCCGAAAATCGTGGAGACAATCGAATTCAAGAACACGAGCACATAGAGACGTTCGAGCGTCAATACGTCAAAGGCATAACATAAAGGAATGAGCACTACGGTCAGCGTACGCACCAAGTCAACGACAATCATTACCATTTTTTTCGGCAGACGATCCAGATAGACGCCGATCAAAGGGCCAAAGACCAACGGTGGAATGGTCTGCAGAAGACCGATCACGGTCATCTTGAGTGCGGATCCGGTAAGTTCATAGACGAACCAGAGGAGCGCCACTTTGCTCAGGCCATCCCCGATCTGGGAAATGGCCTGTCCGGCCCAGAGCATCCCAAAATCTTTGGTCCAGAGTAATCTCCAACCACTTGTGGCAGACTGCACCGTAACATCCTTCTCTTTCATAGCCATTCCGCGGACATCCCTTCTGCAATCGTGTTTCGCTTTCCGGGAAACACTTGCGGCCCGCTCAGTATTTGTTGGTACGCCTGGACATAATTCCGCACCATCTGCTCGACGGTAAACCGTTCTTCAAATACCTGGCGGCATCGCCGCCGATCGATCAAGGAGATGCCTTCGACATGTTTGGTCATCTCATCAAGGTTTTCACTAATCAGACCGGTCATCCCATGTTCGATGATTTCGGGGATAGAGCCGCGGCGGTATCCGAGCACGGGCGTACCACAAGCCAACGCTTCGATCAAAACCAATCCGAACGGTTCGGGCCAATCATAAGGACAAACCATAGCAAGAGCATTGCCGATGAAATCATTCTTTTGCACATCGGTCACTTCACCGACAAACTCAATCAGCGGATGATCCAGTAACGGTTCGACCACACGTTCGAAATAAGCTCGATCGGCCTGATCGACTTTTGCCGCAATTCGCAATGGTATGCCGACCCGCTTGGCCAATTCGATGGCGTGGTCTGGACACTTCTCCGGGGCAATACGCCCAAGGAATGCCAAATATTGACCTGGTTCAGGATGAGCACTGTATAAGTCGCTGGGCAATCCGTGATACACAGTAGCCAACCAATTACACCAAGGTAATGGACTTCGCTGCGAATTTGAAATGGAAACCAAGGGCAATTCGGAGAACTCACGGAATACTGGCGCCAGTTCCGGCAAGTCCAACCGCCCGTGCAATGTGGTAACCACCGGCACGGGGGAACGCCGCGCAAGAGAAAATGCCAAAAAATCGAGATGCGAATGGATCACATCAAACTGGTCAGCCACGCTGAAGACCTGTTCCACCATCGAAATTAGCGGGGCCTCCCGGCTAAAGATGCCAGTGTTGAGACGAAGTGCTTGATTGCAAGGAGCTTCCAGTTTCGCTTTCGTTAAGGAATCGCCACTCGCGAATAATGTTACGTCATGTCCCTGGCGAACGAGTTCTTCGGTTATGTAAGAGACTACCCGTTCTGTCCCTCCATACATCTTCGGTGGCACACTTTCCCATAGGGGTGACACTTGCGCAATTTTCATTCGAACGACTCCTTTGTATGTGTATAAGAAAATAAGTACTCTTATTCATAATTACATTACAGGCATTAGGAAATATAGGTAACTTTTCTTTCAGAATTATCTTTCTTTTTTTAATCTGACTCTTCCTCTCTATAAAGCAAATGTTAGTGCAATATACTTCCTTTTTTCCTACTTATGATTTATCACCTTATCTGCTTAGTAACGTAACAAAAAATTTTTGGTTGACACACTGATGAAAAAATTTGCAGGATAACCCGTTCCACTAATAATCTGGCTGCCTGAGCATCATCTTCTTTAGCTTTGCTTACCATCTGACTAATAATCTCGGGCATATGTTCTGCAATACTCTCTCGCAGCTTTGCTATTTTGCCTGTACCAGGCTTGCGTCCATTAGGATTTCCAGACTCTCCTGATTTCCAGCGGCCTTGCTTCTTTTCTATCGTTTCATTGTTGCTTTTCTCCTGTTTTAACAAGAAATTTAAATTTGATCGAGCATTTTCAATCTAAATGAAAAAATCACACATACTATTTTTGATAAAAGCGAGGGGAAAAAACCGACTAATCGACGAAACCGATTCAGCTTTCCATTTTGCCGCATTCCGCGTTGTATCATCTTTTACAAATCGCAAGCCATTGACTACACGTCCAGCACGACGTTTTATCCACCATCCTAGATGTCTACAGTCAATGATTCCATCCCGCTCGCCTGCAATATCGGTGACAATTTGTTATGCCAAGCCTGCAAGAAATCACCCAGTAATTCCCGGTCGGAGTCATCATTTATGTATTCAAAAATACAGGCCGCTGGATCTGGCAAACCCAAACATAGCAATGATTGCCGGCAGTAGTCTGACCACTCAGCATAACTGGAGATATAGCTTAACCATTTAAGAATGATCAAAATGTATAAGATTTGAAAAGCATCTCAACGGTTTGGCTTTGTTGCTTACGCAGTGCCTTGGCCTGTGCTCATGTATGTTCGATAGGATTGAGATCAGGAGAATAGGCGGGCAAATATTCAAGGGTGTGCCCAGCATTTTGTATGGCCTCTTGCGTATCCTGCCTCTTATGGAAGGCGGCATTGTCCATCACAACGACGGCATGTGACGGCAATTTAGGCAACAGGTCCTGCATCGCCCATCCGTGGAACACATCAGCGCTGATATTGACTGCAAACAGGCTGACGGTGAGCAATAGCTTTCCGATCAGGGCGCCGATCGCGTTGATACGACCTGGCGCATGCCAGTCATGCGTGCCATGACATCTCTGACCAGCAGGTGCATAACCATGAGTGCGCGGCGCATCCTGTGCAAAGCCACTTTCATCAATGTAGACAATGGCCCGGCCTGCAGCTTCATAAGTGGCCATCTTCTCCTGAAAGATGCGCCGTGCGTTTTCGTCTGCTTTGGGATGCTTCAGAGTTTTTTTTATAGGTGATGTTAAGCTTCTGGAGCGCCAGAAAAATAGCGTTTTGCGCTACACCCAAACGTTTTGCCCGCTCGTACTGATAAGCATCAGGATAATCGCGAACATCCTGGCGCAATACCTCAAGATCAATCTTGCGTTGGCGAAACCCTTGAGGTTTACGATGGATGTTCTTAACCCAGCGTGTCACGCTTGCCACGCCCACATCAAACCGGGCCGCCACCTCGGCTATCGTAAGTCCTTCTTTCTTTCGGACAGACAGGACTTTACGGCGGAAATCTAATGAATATGCCATCTCTAGATTATAATCAGTATTATCTGGTTGCGCTATATCGAAATATTTGACCGCACAGCTGTAATACCCTGTGTGCTAAATCGTATGAGCCACGTTCTTCAATTTTTCTTATAGCTGCTAGAAGTTCAAGAGGCTCAATCTCTGCAATCATCTTTGTGCCAATATAGGGAAAAATAATATTTTTCAATCTGCGCTTAACGTCTTTAGCATGATGTGGTACCCAAGTATGAGTTTGTTTATCAAGCCATTCCAAAGCGACAGCTTGAAAAATATTTTCCAGAGGAATACCTGCAGCAATTCGTCGCGCTATCTCACTTTTTTTCCTTAATGTCGGCCTTAGCTTGCTTTCTTTGTGCACTAGGGTCTATGCCCTTAGTAATAAGTTTCCGTGCCTCGAAATGTGCCAAGCGAGCATCTTTTAAAGTTATATTGGGATATATCCCCAGAGATAATAATTAGGCTTTCCCTGGAAGCGGTACTTAAAACGCCACCACCGTGACCCGTTGGGATTGACTTGTAAATACAATCCCTCATTATCAAATAAATATTGAACCTTACTTGCTAGATTTTGTATTTCGTATTTCAGCATCAGTGAGTAACATATTGGTATAACTCCAATAAGTGTAGAAAGTTATACTAAGGGCACCTCTTTCAAGAAACAAATGTAACACAATGGTTTTACAGCAAATATTAAGTAGCCTCAGGAACAGGGGTAAGATTAAACCCCAGTGAAGTGGTACCCAAAAACTGTACAGGTTGTTAAGCTCTGGCAGAATTAAAAAGGAGCTTAATAACAATGAGTAAAAAGCGCATACAATATTCGAGCGAATTCAAAGCAAAACTAGCGCTGGCAGCGATACGTGGTGATGAAACTGTCCCCCAATTAGCAGCGCG
Proteins encoded in this region:
- a CDS encoding BON domain-containing protein; this encodes MALIDGRILLGAESLEIKPEVVPKLKETEPTIHESEHKLKELEQETEESEAKSKDMESHQKEVEIIGDERPCPQVNPPADNKPAANGQSSTDQTSTDKTKFVEAEGKESIHSLIITAKLALMADSRLFPYDIEIDAKGKDLVLLGKVTSDSEKQTAADIIRCLDGVHAVKNRLKVNPNASHGLVVERDKIITQLIKERFEKSETLQAVKFEVKTEGGVVTLTGSTRFQVIILEAAQAARQVPGVKAVNTSTVRLITAE
- a CDS encoding MFS transporter; the encoded protein is MKEKDVTVQSATSGWRLLWTKDFGMLWAGQAISQIGDGLSKVALLWFVYELTGSALKMTVIGLLQTIPPLVFGPLIGVYLDRLPKKMVMIVVDLVRTLTVVLIPLCYAFDVLTLERLYVLVFLNSIVSTIFGPALSSAVPLIVDRSQLTSANALIQSTTNVGVLLGPALGGLGIAVVGVQNVLYFNAVAYFISALCIIPIAVRDSHVVKRLEVLSTPIIKDLAVGFRFVFIQHRIVFALMITAVLYNLAISAFVFMLPVVAKEVLQVGPLELGWIWSALGIGMLAASLWLAWVPQGDFRNRIGRIAKFLAVGGLAVCSLGLIETPVLANTMLLIGVIGGTTSVYYPVVSATLQEVTPEHLLGRVFTTFSTGGMASSMVGMAGFGWASDEISPAASLVGIGLALLLTAMVTIHVSRRDYAPATT
- a CDS encoding glycosyltransferase family 4 protein; this encodes MKIAQVSPLWESVPPKMYGGTERVVSYITEELVRQGHDVTLFASGDSLTKAKLEAPCNQALRLNTGIFSREAPLISMVEQVFSVADQFDVIHSHLDFLAFSLARRSPVPVVTTLHGRLDLPELAPVFREFSELPLVSISNSQRSPLPWCNWLATVYHGLPSDLYSAHPEPGQYLAFLGRIAPEKCPDHAIELAKRVGIPLRIAAKVDQADRAYFERVVEPLLDHPLIEFVGEVTDVQKNDFIGNALAMVCPYDWPEPFGLVLIEALACGTPVLGYRRGSIPEIIEHGMTGLISENLDEMTKHVEGISLIDRRRCRQVFEERFTVEQMVRNYVQAYQQILSGPQVFPGKRNTIAEGMSAEWL
- a CDS encoding DUF5681 domain-containing protein codes for the protein MLKQEKSNNETIEKKQGRWKSGESGNPNGRKPGTGKIAKLRESIAEHMPEIISQMVSKAKEDDAQAARLLVERVILQIFSSVCQPKIFCYVTKQIR
- a CDS encoding IS630 family transposase; amino-acid sequence: MKKTLKHPKADENARRIFQEKMATYEAAGRAIVYIDESGFAQDAPRTHGYAPAGQRCHGTHDWHAPGRINAIGALIGKLLLTVSLFAVNISADVFHGWAMQDLLPKLPSHAVVVMDNAAFHKRQDTQEAIQNAGHTLEYLPAYSPDLNPIEHT
- a CDS encoding IS630 transposase-related protein; translation: MAYSLDFRRKVLSVRKKEGLTIAEVAARFDVGVASVTRWVKNIHRKPQGFRQRKIDLEVLRQDVRDYPDAYQYERAKRLGVAQNAIFLALQKLNITYKKNSEASQSRRKRTAHLSGEDGHL
- a CDS encoding tyrosine-type recombinase/integrase, which gives rise to MHKESKLRPTLRKKSEIARRIAAGIPLENIFQAVALEWLDKQTHTWVPHHAKDVKRRLKNIIFPYIGTKMIAEIEPLELLAAIRKIEERGSYDLAHRVLQLCGQIFRYSATR
- a CDS encoding Arm DNA-binding domain-containing protein encodes the protein MLKYEIQNLASKVQYLFDNEGLYLQVNPNGSRWWRFKYRFQGKPNYYLWGYIPI